A section of the Lineus longissimus chromosome 1, tnLinLong1.2, whole genome shotgun sequence genome encodes:
- the LOC135495494 gene encoding lysosomal alpha-mannosidase-like isoform X4: protein METLLCLSLLFATFCGCMGTPWYRYLFEENNKVTSSSSQCGYETCDLGKAGMVNVHLIPHTHDDVGWLKTVDQYYYGSRNNIQDAGVQYILDSVIDQLQKDPKKRFIYVEMAFFYRWWNQQHDLVRHQVKQLVNEGRLEFILGGWCMNDEAATHYNAIIDQHTLGFKFLRDNFGDCARPRVAWQIDPFGHSKEQASLFAQMGYDGLFFARIDYADKAKRIAEKTLEMMWKASNNLGESANLFTGAFYGHYSAPSRFCFDTNCRDEPIRDDDRLHDDNVKARVDEFMKAMSDRAKAFATSHVMQTMGDDFNFQNANMNFKNIDKLIRYVNDRQAEGSKLNLLYSTPSCYLYALNKANYTWPSKSDDFFPYASDPHAYWTGYFTSRSSLKGYVRETNNFLQAVKQLDTLSQLGPEHSSNYKLGVLKRAMGVAQHHDAVSGTEKQHVAYDYAERLANGTAESQQVVSHAYQKLMAKGSDVTPDHQFCDLMNISRCAFTESHSQFVLTVYNPIARPVTSWVRLPVVNSAYRVTGPDGKPVVTQMVPVSSRTKAIPERKPSKAQYTLLMNVSLPPLGFSNYFFNYTTSLLFHQNEASRVTRDSTLKKQDDIVIQNQHVSVSINPTTGMIESMTNKDKGITIPLQQSILYYSSFQGNQSAPKWRNSGAYIFRPKEKFPLPTANSVKVTKVEGLHVTEVHQTMNEWATQVIRLYNNAKYVELEWTVGPIPVADKQGKEVVSYFRTGLASNKLFYTDANGREIQLRTRDYRPTWKLNVTEPVSVNYYPVNSRIFLRDEVNKKAQFSILTDRSLGGSSMRDGDLEIMLHRRMLHDDGFGVNEALNEQGCDKKGLIVRGKLYLLLDTIEASGSLHRDMAEKLFMAPTLSFMENSLPYSAWTAKYNVMYSGVKRALPDNVHLLTMEQWTASTFLLRLEHFYEKNEDATLSKAATVSLLGLFAPFEIGSVDELMLGANQRLADSHRLKWNFKDTQNDYKSYVDKSYGAESNHVPSNALDVTLQPMQIRTFQVSLKQ, encoded by the exons ATGGAAACTTTGCTCTGTTTATCTCTCCTTTTTGCGACCTTCTGCGGATGCATGGGCACGCCCTGGTATCGGTATTTATTTGAGGAGAACAATAAGGTGACGAGCAGCTCTTCTCAGTGTGGTTATGAG ACATGTGACCTTGGTAAAGCAGGGATGGTCAATGTCCATCTGATCCCACACACACATGATGATGTTGGATGGCTAAAAACTGTTGATCAGTACTACTATGGCT CTCGAAATAACATCCAAGATGCAGGTGTCCAGTACATCTTGGACAGCGTCATTGATCAGCTCCAGAAAGATCCCAAAAAGAGGTTCATATACGTCGAGATGGCATTCTTCTATCGCTGGTGGAATCAGCAGCATGACCTCGTTAGACATCAAGTCAAACAACTTGTTAACGAAG GCCGTCTTGAGTTTATCCTTGGAGGCTGGTGCATGAATGATGAAGCTGCCACACATTACAATGCCATCATCGATCAGCATACGCTTGGTTTCAAGTTTCTGCGGGATAACTTTGGAGACTGTGCTCGGCCACGTGTGGCTTGGCAGATCGATCCTTTTGGTCACTCTAAGGAACAAGCCTCACTTTTTGCTCAG ATGGGATACGATGGTTTATTTTTCGCCCGTATCGACTATGCAGACAAGGCAAAGAGAATTGCAGAGAAGACGCTCGAAATGATGTGGAAGGCGAGTAATAACCTCG GGGAGAGTGCCAACCTTTTCACTGGAGCATTTTATGGCCACTACAGTGCTCCATCACGGTTTTGTTTTGATACGAATTGTCGAGATGAGCCAATAAGG GATGATGACAGGCTGCATGATGATAATGTCAAGGCCAGGGTCGATGAGTTCATGAAGGCAATGAGTGACAGG GCAAAGGCATTTGCTACCAGTCATGTGATGCAAACAATGGGAGATGACTTTAACTTCCAAAATGCCAACatgaatttcaaaaacattgataaGCTCATTAGATACGTCAATGATAGG CAAGCTGAGGGCAGCAAGCTCAACCTCCTCTACTCTACACCATCATGTTATTTGTACGCCCTAAACAAAGCTAACTACACCTGGCCATCCAAGTCAGATGACTTCTTTCCCTATGCCTCTGACCCACATGCGTACTGGACTGGCTACTTCACCAGCAGGTCCTCACTCAAGGGATACGTCAGGGAGACAAACAATTTCCTTCAG GCGGTCAAACAGCTCGATACTCTGTCGCAGTTGGGGCCTGAGCATAGCAGTAACTACAAGTTGGGTGTTCTCA AACGAGCCATGGGAGTAGCCCAACACCATGATGCTGTCAG TGGTACAGAGAAACAGCATGTGGCGTATGACTATGCGGAGAGACTTGCCAATGGGACTGCTGAATCCCAGCAAGTCGTAAGCCATGCCTACCAGAAGCTGATGGCCAAGGGATCAGACGTAACACCAGATCATCAGTTCTGTGACCTCATGAACATCAGTAGATGTGCATTCACTGAGTCCCATAGTCAG tttgtCCTTACTGTCTACAATCCTATCGCCCGACCTGTTACTTCATGGGTGCGCCTCCCAGTGGTGAACAGCGCCTATAGAGTCACTGGCCCTGATGGTAAACCAGTAGTGACACAG ATGGTGCCTGTCAGTTCCAGAACCAAAGCCATCCCCGAGAGAAAGCCCAGCAAAGCTCAATACACACTGCTCATGAACGTCAGCCTACCGCCGTTAGGATTCAGTAACTACTTCTTCAATTATACAACAA GCTTGTTATTCCACCAGAATGAGGCAAGTCGCGTCACCAGGGATAGTACTTTGAAAAAACAGGATGACATTGTAATCCAAAATCAG CATGTATCAGTCTCGATCAACCCAACCACTGGCATGATAGAAAGCATGACCAACAAAGATAAAGGGATCACCATCCCGCTACAGCAGTCCATCCTCTACTACTCATCTTTCCAAGGAAACCAGTCTGCACCAAAGTGGCGTAACTCTGGAGCGTACATCTTCAGACCAAAGGAGAAGTTCCCTCTACCTACAGCAAACTCAGTAAAGGTTACTAAAGTTGAG GGTCTACATGTGACAGAAGTACACCAAACAATGAACGAATGGGCAACACAAGTGATCAGATTGTACAACAATGCTAAATATGTTGAACTTGAATGGACTGTGGGGCCTATTCCTGTTGC TGATAAACAGGGCAAAGAAGTTGTCAGTTACTTCAGGACTGGACTGGCATCTAATAAGCTCTTCTACACTGATGCTAACGGCAGGGAGATTCAGCTCAGAAC TCGTGATTATCGTCCGACCTGGAAGCTGAATGTCACTGAGCCGGTGTCAGTGAACTATTACCCAGTCAACAGTCGTATCTTCCTTAGG gatgaggtgaacaAGAAGGCCCAGTTCTCAATTCTAACAGACCGTTCACTAGGGGGTAGCAGTATGAGAGACGGTGATCTTGAAATCATG CTGCATCGCCGGATGCTTCACGATGATGGTTTTGGTGTGAATGAAGCCCTCAATGAACAGGGCTGCGATAAGAAAGGACTGATCGTCAGAG GTAAACTGTATCTCCTCTTGGACACCATTGAAGCTTCTGGTAGCCTGCATCGTGACATGGCCGAGAAACTCTTCATGGCCCCTACCTTGTCGTTTATGGAGAACAGTCTTCCATACTCTGCTTGGACTGCCAAGTACAATGTGATG TATTCTGGCGTAAAGAGAGCTCTGCCCGACAATGTTCATCTGTTGACTATGGAACAGTGGACTGCCAGCACGTTTCTGTTGAGATTGGAGCACTTCTATGAGAAGAATGAAGATGCAACTTTATCTAAGGCTGCAACGGTTTCTCTTCTG GGCCTGTTTGCTCCATTTGAGATTGGTTCTGTTGACGAGCTCATGCTTGGGGCCAATCAGCGACTCGCTGATTCTCATCGTTTGAAATGGAACTTCAAAGATACTCAGAATG
- the LOC135495494 gene encoding lysosomal alpha-mannosidase-like isoform X3 yields METLLCLSLLFATFCGCMGTPWYRYLFEENNKVTSSSSQCGYETCDLGKAGMVNVHLIPHTHDDVGWLKTVDQYYYGSRNNIQDAGVQYILDSVIDQLQKDPKKRFIYVEMAFFYRWWNQQHDLVRHQVKQLVNEGRLEFILGGWCMNDEAATHYNAIIDQHTLGFKFLRDNFGDCARPRVAWQIDPFGHSKEQASLFAQMGYDGLFFARIDYADKAKRIAEKTLEMMWKASNNLGESANLFTGAFYGHYSAPSRFCFDTNCRDEPIRDDDRLHDDNVKARVDEFMKAMSDRAKAFATNHIMQTMGGDFQFQNANMNFKNLDKLIKYVNDRQAEGSKLNLLYSTPSCYLYALNKANYTWPSKSDDFFPYASDPHAYWTGYFTSRSSLKGYVRETNNFLQAVKQLDTLSQLGPEHSSNYKLGVLKRAMGVAQHHDAVSGTEKQHVAYDYAERLANGTAESQQVVSHAYQKLMAKGSDVTPDHQFCDLMNISRCAFTESHSQFVLTVYNPIARPVTSWVRLPVVNSAYRVTGPDGKPVVTQMVPVSSRTKAIPERKPSKAQYTLLMNVSLPPLGFSNYFFNYTTSLLFHQNEASRVTRDSTLKKQDDIVIQNQHVSVSINPTTGMIESMTNKDKGITIPLQQSILYYSSFQGNQSAPKWRNSGAYIFRPKEKFPLPTANSVKVTKVEGLHVTEVHQTMNEWATQVIRLYNNAKYVELEWTVGPIPVADKQGKEVVSYFRTGLASNKLFYTDANGREIQLRTRDYRPTWKLNVTEPVSVNYYPVNSRIFLRDEVNKKAQFSILTDRSLGGSSMRDGDLEIMLHRRMLHDDGFGVNEALNEQGCDKKGLIVRGKLYLLLDTIEASGSLHRDMAEKLFMAPTLSFMENSLPYSAWTAKYNVMYSGVKRALPDNVHLLTMEQWTASTFLLRLEHFYEKNEDATLSKAATVSLLGLFAPFEIGSVDELMLGANQRLADSHRLKWNFKDTQNDYKSYVDKSYGAESNHVPSNALDVTLQPMQIRTFQVSLKQ; encoded by the exons ATGGAAACTTTGCTCTGTTTATCTCTCCTTTTTGCGACCTTCTGCGGATGCATGGGCACGCCCTGGTATCGGTATTTATTTGAGGAGAACAATAAGGTGACGAGCAGCTCTTCTCAGTGTGGTTATGAG ACATGTGACCTTGGTAAAGCAGGGATGGTCAATGTCCATCTGATCCCACACACACATGATGATGTTGGATGGCTAAAAACTGTTGATCAGTACTACTATGGCT CTCGAAATAACATCCAAGATGCAGGTGTCCAGTACATCTTGGACAGCGTCATTGATCAGCTCCAGAAAGATCCCAAAAAGAGGTTCATATACGTCGAGATGGCATTCTTCTATCGCTGGTGGAATCAGCAGCATGACCTCGTTAGACATCAAGTCAAACAACTTGTTAACGAAG GCCGTCTTGAGTTTATCCTTGGAGGCTGGTGCATGAATGATGAAGCTGCCACACATTACAATGCCATCATCGATCAGCATACGCTTGGTTTCAAGTTTCTGCGGGATAACTTTGGAGACTGTGCTCGGCCACGTGTGGCTTGGCAGATCGATCCTTTTGGTCACTCTAAGGAACAAGCCTCACTTTTTGCTCAG ATGGGATACGATGGTTTATTTTTCGCCCGTATCGACTATGCAGACAAGGCAAAGAGAATTGCAGAGAAGACGCTCGAAATGATGTGGAAGGCGAGTAATAACCTCG GGGAGAGTGCCAACCTTTTCACTGGAGCATTTTATGGCCACTACAGTGCTCCATCACGGTTTTGTTTTGATACGAATTGTCGAGATGAGCCAATAAGG GATGATGACAGGCTGCATGATGATAATGTCAAGGCCAGGGTCGATGAGTTCATGAAGGCAATGAGTGACAGG GCAAAGGCTTTCGCTACGAACCACATTATGCAAACCATGGGTGGAGACTTTCAGTTCCAGAATgcaaatatgaatttcaaaaacCTCGACAAGCTCATCAAATATGTTAATGATAGG CAAGCTGAGGGCAGCAAGCTCAACCTCCTCTACTCTACACCATCATGTTATTTGTACGCCCTAAACAAAGCTAACTACACCTGGCCATCCAAGTCAGATGACTTCTTTCCCTATGCCTCTGACCCACATGCGTACTGGACTGGCTACTTCACCAGCAGGTCCTCACTCAAGGGATACGTCAGGGAGACAAACAATTTCCTTCAG GCGGTCAAACAGCTCGATACTCTGTCGCAGTTGGGGCCTGAGCATAGCAGTAACTACAAGTTGGGTGTTCTCA AACGAGCCATGGGAGTAGCCCAACACCATGATGCTGTCAG TGGTACAGAGAAACAGCATGTGGCGTATGACTATGCGGAGAGACTTGCCAATGGGACTGCTGAATCCCAGCAAGTCGTAAGCCATGCCTACCAGAAGCTGATGGCCAAGGGATCAGACGTAACACCAGATCATCAGTTCTGTGACCTCATGAACATCAGTAGATGTGCATTCACTGAGTCCCATAGTCAG tttgtCCTTACTGTCTACAATCCTATCGCCCGACCTGTTACTTCATGGGTGCGCCTCCCAGTGGTGAACAGCGCCTATAGAGTCACTGGCCCTGATGGTAAACCAGTAGTGACACAG ATGGTGCCTGTCAGTTCCAGAACCAAAGCCATCCCCGAGAGAAAGCCCAGCAAAGCTCAATACACACTGCTCATGAACGTCAGCCTACCGCCGTTAGGATTCAGTAACTACTTCTTCAATTATACAACAA GCTTGTTATTCCACCAGAATGAGGCAAGTCGCGTCACCAGGGATAGTACTTTGAAAAAACAGGATGACATTGTAATCCAAAATCAG CATGTATCAGTCTCGATCAACCCAACCACTGGCATGATAGAAAGCATGACCAACAAAGATAAAGGGATCACCATCCCGCTACAGCAGTCCATCCTCTACTACTCATCTTTCCAAGGAAACCAGTCTGCACCAAAGTGGCGTAACTCTGGAGCGTACATCTTCAGACCAAAGGAGAAGTTCCCTCTACCTACAGCAAACTCAGTAAAGGTTACTAAAGTTGAG GGTCTACATGTGACAGAAGTACACCAAACAATGAACGAATGGGCAACACAAGTGATCAGATTGTACAACAATGCTAAATATGTTGAACTTGAATGGACTGTGGGGCCTATTCCTGTTGC TGATAAACAGGGCAAAGAAGTTGTCAGTTACTTCAGGACTGGACTGGCATCTAATAAGCTCTTCTACACTGATGCTAACGGCAGGGAGATTCAGCTCAGAAC TCGTGATTATCGTCCGACCTGGAAGCTGAATGTCACTGAGCCGGTGTCAGTGAACTATTACCCAGTCAACAGTCGTATCTTCCTTAGG gatgaggtgaacaAGAAGGCCCAGTTCTCAATTCTAACAGACCGTTCACTAGGGGGTAGCAGTATGAGAGACGGTGATCTTGAAATCATG CTGCATCGCCGGATGCTTCACGATGATGGTTTTGGTGTGAATGAAGCCCTCAATGAACAGGGCTGCGATAAGAAAGGACTGATCGTCAGAG GTAAACTGTATCTCCTCTTGGACACCATTGAAGCTTCTGGTAGCCTGCATCGTGACATGGCCGAGAAACTCTTCATGGCCCCTACCTTGTCGTTTATGGAGAACAGTCTTCCATACTCTGCTTGGACTGCCAAGTACAATGTGATG TATTCTGGCGTAAAGAGAGCTCTGCCCGACAATGTTCATCTGTTGACTATGGAACAGTGGACTGCCAGCACGTTTCTGTTGAGATTGGAGCACTTCTATGAGAAGAATGAAGATGCAACTTTATCTAAGGCTGCAACGGTTTCTCTTCTG GGCCTGTTTGCTCCATTTGAGATTGGTTCTGTTGACGAGCTCATGCTTGGGGCCAATCAGCGACTCGCTGATTCTCATCGTTTGAAATGGAACTTCAAAGATACTCAGAATG
- the LOC135495494 gene encoding lysosomal alpha-mannosidase-like isoform X2, whose protein sequence is METLLCLSLLFATFCGCMGTPWYRYLFEENNKVTSSSSQCGYETCDLGKAGMVNVHLIPHTHDDVGWLKTVDQYYYGSRNNIQDAGVQYILDSVIDQLQKDPKKRFIYVEMAFFYRWWNQQHDLVRHQVKQLVNEGRLEFILGGWCMNDEAATHYNAIIDQHTLGFKFLRDNFGDCARPRVAWQIDPFGHSKEQASLFAQMGYDGLFFARIDYADKAKRIAEKTLEMMWKASNNLGSSGNIFTGAFYGGYGAPGGYCFDEKCQDTPIMDDDRLHDDNVKARVDEFMKAMSDRAKAFATSHVMQTMGDDFNFQNANMNFKNIDKLIRYVNDRQAEGSKLNLLYSTPSCYLYALNKANYTWPSKSDDFFPYASDPHAYWTGYFTSRSSLKGYVRETNNFLQAVKQLDTLSQLGPEHSSNYKLGVLKRAMGVAQHHDAVSGTEKQHVAYDYAERLANGTAESQQVVSHAYQKLMAKGSDVTPDHQFCDLMNISRCAFTESHSQFVLTVYNPIARPVTSWVRLPVVNSAYRVTGPDGKPVVTQMVPVSSRTKAIPERKPSKAQYTLLMNVSLPPLGFSNYFFNYTTSLLFHQNEASRVTRDSTLKKQDDIVIQNQHVSVSINPTTGMIESMTNKDKGITIPLQQSILYYSSFQGNQSAPKWRNSGAYIFRPKEKFPLPTANSVKVTKVEGLHVTEVHQTMNEWATQVIRLYNNAKYVELEWTVGPIPVADKQGKEVVSYFRTGLASNKLFYTDANGREIQLRTRDYRPTWKLNVTEPVSVNYYPVNSRIFLRDEVNKKAQFSILTDRSLGGSSMRDGDLEIMLHRRMLHDDGFGVNEALNEQGCDKKGLIVRGKLYLLLDTIEASGSLHRDMAEKLFMAPTLSFMENSLPYSAWTAKYNVMYSGVKRALPDNVHLLTMEQWTASTFLLRLEHFYEKNEDATLSKAATVSLLGLFAPFEIGSVDELMLGANQRLADSHRLKWNFKDTQNDYKSYVDKSYGAESNHVPSNALDVTLQPMQIRTFQVSLKQ, encoded by the exons ATGGAAACTTTGCTCTGTTTATCTCTCCTTTTTGCGACCTTCTGCGGATGCATGGGCACGCCCTGGTATCGGTATTTATTTGAGGAGAACAATAAGGTGACGAGCAGCTCTTCTCAGTGTGGTTATGAG ACATGTGACCTTGGTAAAGCAGGGATGGTCAATGTCCATCTGATCCCACACACACATGATGATGTTGGATGGCTAAAAACTGTTGATCAGTACTACTATGGCT CTCGAAATAACATCCAAGATGCAGGTGTCCAGTACATCTTGGACAGCGTCATTGATCAGCTCCAGAAAGATCCCAAAAAGAGGTTCATATACGTCGAGATGGCATTCTTCTATCGCTGGTGGAATCAGCAGCATGACCTCGTTAGACATCAAGTCAAACAACTTGTTAACGAAG GCCGTCTTGAGTTTATCCTTGGAGGCTGGTGCATGAATGATGAAGCTGCCACACATTACAATGCCATCATCGATCAGCATACGCTTGGTTTCAAGTTTCTGCGGGATAACTTTGGAGACTGTGCTCGGCCACGTGTGGCTTGGCAGATCGATCCTTTTGGTCACTCTAAGGAACAAGCCTCACTTTTTGCTCAG ATGGGATACGATGGTTTATTTTTCGCCCGTATCGACTATGCAGACAAGGCAAAGAGAATTGCAGAGAAGACGCTCGAAATGATGTGGAAGGCGAGTAATAACCTCG GCAGTTCAGGCAACATATTTACGGGAGCTTTTTATGGAGGATATGGTGCACCTGGGGGATAttgttttgatgagaaatgtcaGGACACTCCGATCATG GATGATGACAGGCTGCATGATGATAATGTCAAGGCCAGGGTCGATGAGTTCATGAAGGCAATGAGTGACAGG GCAAAGGCATTTGCTACCAGTCATGTGATGCAAACAATGGGAGATGACTTTAACTTCCAAAATGCCAACatgaatttcaaaaacattgataaGCTCATTAGATACGTCAATGATAGG CAAGCTGAGGGCAGCAAGCTCAACCTCCTCTACTCTACACCATCATGTTATTTGTACGCCCTAAACAAAGCTAACTACACCTGGCCATCCAAGTCAGATGACTTCTTTCCCTATGCCTCTGACCCACATGCGTACTGGACTGGCTACTTCACCAGCAGGTCCTCACTCAAGGGATACGTCAGGGAGACAAACAATTTCCTTCAG GCGGTCAAACAGCTCGATACTCTGTCGCAGTTGGGGCCTGAGCATAGCAGTAACTACAAGTTGGGTGTTCTCA AACGAGCCATGGGAGTAGCCCAACACCATGATGCTGTCAG TGGTACAGAGAAACAGCATGTGGCGTATGACTATGCGGAGAGACTTGCCAATGGGACTGCTGAATCCCAGCAAGTCGTAAGCCATGCCTACCAGAAGCTGATGGCCAAGGGATCAGACGTAACACCAGATCATCAGTTCTGTGACCTCATGAACATCAGTAGATGTGCATTCACTGAGTCCCATAGTCAG tttgtCCTTACTGTCTACAATCCTATCGCCCGACCTGTTACTTCATGGGTGCGCCTCCCAGTGGTGAACAGCGCCTATAGAGTCACTGGCCCTGATGGTAAACCAGTAGTGACACAG ATGGTGCCTGTCAGTTCCAGAACCAAAGCCATCCCCGAGAGAAAGCCCAGCAAAGCTCAATACACACTGCTCATGAACGTCAGCCTACCGCCGTTAGGATTCAGTAACTACTTCTTCAATTATACAACAA GCTTGTTATTCCACCAGAATGAGGCAAGTCGCGTCACCAGGGATAGTACTTTGAAAAAACAGGATGACATTGTAATCCAAAATCAG CATGTATCAGTCTCGATCAACCCAACCACTGGCATGATAGAAAGCATGACCAACAAAGATAAAGGGATCACCATCCCGCTACAGCAGTCCATCCTCTACTACTCATCTTTCCAAGGAAACCAGTCTGCACCAAAGTGGCGTAACTCTGGAGCGTACATCTTCAGACCAAAGGAGAAGTTCCCTCTACCTACAGCAAACTCAGTAAAGGTTACTAAAGTTGAG GGTCTACATGTGACAGAAGTACACCAAACAATGAACGAATGGGCAACACAAGTGATCAGATTGTACAACAATGCTAAATATGTTGAACTTGAATGGACTGTGGGGCCTATTCCTGTTGC TGATAAACAGGGCAAAGAAGTTGTCAGTTACTTCAGGACTGGACTGGCATCTAATAAGCTCTTCTACACTGATGCTAACGGCAGGGAGATTCAGCTCAGAAC TCGTGATTATCGTCCGACCTGGAAGCTGAATGTCACTGAGCCGGTGTCAGTGAACTATTACCCAGTCAACAGTCGTATCTTCCTTAGG gatgaggtgaacaAGAAGGCCCAGTTCTCAATTCTAACAGACCGTTCACTAGGGGGTAGCAGTATGAGAGACGGTGATCTTGAAATCATG CTGCATCGCCGGATGCTTCACGATGATGGTTTTGGTGTGAATGAAGCCCTCAATGAACAGGGCTGCGATAAGAAAGGACTGATCGTCAGAG GTAAACTGTATCTCCTCTTGGACACCATTGAAGCTTCTGGTAGCCTGCATCGTGACATGGCCGAGAAACTCTTCATGGCCCCTACCTTGTCGTTTATGGAGAACAGTCTTCCATACTCTGCTTGGACTGCCAAGTACAATGTGATG TATTCTGGCGTAAAGAGAGCTCTGCCCGACAATGTTCATCTGTTGACTATGGAACAGTGGACTGCCAGCACGTTTCTGTTGAGATTGGAGCACTTCTATGAGAAGAATGAAGATGCAACTTTATCTAAGGCTGCAACGGTTTCTCTTCTG GGCCTGTTTGCTCCATTTGAGATTGGTTCTGTTGACGAGCTCATGCTTGGGGCCAATCAGCGACTCGCTGATTCTCATCGTTTGAAATGGAACTTCAAAGATACTCAGAATG